Within Flagellimonas maritima, the genomic segment TTGATGATGGGTTTACCTCAATTTTAAAAGTGGCCGAAGGCATTCCCAAAGAATATAAACTTTCTTGAAGCTTACTTTTCAATTTTGGAATTATGGTATTTCTTCCCTTTCTAATTTTAAGTACCCAATCCTCAAGAATATTTGTAGCTTGTTCTACTTCAACTTCTTTTGCTCTTATTTTGGATTCAATATTTTCTACTGCATTGACTTGCTCCTCAAGTTGATTTTTGATGATGATCAATTCGGAAACAGAACCGACTTGATGTTTTTTTTGTAAATCGTAAAGTTGTTGCAATTTTGAGTTCACCACTTCCAGTCTTTGCGGGTTTGCTTCTACCCCATCCTTCACTTGTTCAAGTTCAGCTGCTATATCGTCCATTTCAAAAAAAATGGACTGTATACGCTCATTTAGCACAGAATAGGTGCTGCCAAAGTCCGCAAGGTTTTGAAAAGTTCTTTTTAAATCGGTTAGTTTCCCCAATATGCCCACTTGTTCATCATTCAATAATTGATTTCCATAGGCCAGTTGTTCCATTATCTGCTCTACATTGTTGAGTTGTTCGGATTCTGCTTCCAAATCTTCCTGCATACCGTCCTTTAAAGGTATAGATTCCAGTTCTTGGAGTAAAAAACTATTGTAGTCGTGCTCTTTGTTGGAATTGGATTGAAAATCAATCAATTCTTGCAACTCCCTCGAAATCTTTTTATATGAATCCAGTTGCAATTTGTATTGTCCTAAATCTGTATTGTTTCCAGCGAGTGCATCAACAACCTTAAGTTGAAAATCATTGTCGGTCAAACGTAATGTTTGATGTTGTGAGTGAACATCGACCAATCTTTCCCCAAGTCCTTTTAATATGTCCAGCGTTACCGGTGAATCATTGACAAACGCTCTAGATTTACCACTAGGTAGAATTTCCCGTCTTAAGATGGTAGCAACTTCGTAATCCAGGTCATTGGCTTCAAAAAATCTTTTGAGCTGGTATTTAGAGATATCGAATTCTGCCTCAATAATACATTTTTTGGTTTCGTCTTTTAGCGAGGTCAAATCCGCGCGTTTACCCAAAACTAAGGAAAGACCTCCCAATAAAATAGACTTTCCCGCTCCCGTTTCACCCGTTATGGTCGTAAAACCATTCGTAAATGAGACATTTAAAGTATCTATTAACGCATAATTCTGAATGGAAAGATTTACAAGCACTATTGAAGATTTTCAGCGTAAAGATAAATCTCTTTGGAGAAATGGGCTAGTATTTTATCTCGTTCCAGGTATTGGAATAAAATGGTGCAACTTTATTCAAGGTTTCCTTAAGTTTGACAATGTCTACTTTTGGGCCATCAGAGAAGATATTCTGTATTTCCTCAGACTTTGCATCGAAAAAAGTCTGAATCAAAAATGCATTGGGTCTACGCTTTATCAATGTCTCAAACAATCGCATGGTACCTGAAATTACCTGTTTCCCCGTACTGTTGTTATCGCCGAGTATATCCAAACCTTTTCGGTGGTAATTGTACATGGCAATACGGTACTCCCTAAATGAATTACTGAGTAAATTATCGACCAGTTCAAATCTTGTACGCTCTCCTGTTTCTTGGTTCCATCCAGAAAAATTGGAACCCTGTGCCTGAGTCACGATATTTTGTGCTTTTCTGAACATGTCATCACCGCCTTCAAGCGAAAAAGTATCAGCATCCAAACCTAAAATAATATAAACGTAATAGGCAATAACGCCAACCAAGTTGGAATCGAAAATATTCTCATTGAAGACTATGGGCTGAAATTCTTGGTAAATAAAGTCGAACGCATCATCTTTATAATTAAAGACAGGGCTCTCGTAAGATGTATTAAAGACGGGTCTTGAAGACTGAATCTGGATATTGGCTTCAAATCTATCGGATTCGTACTGGGTGACTGTAATAAACATTCTGGCACTTACACGCTCATTTTCTTTATAAACTCTATTTGTCCATTTATTCTTGTTTACAAAATCACTAAGCGAACGTTCCAACGTTTTAAAGATTTGCTGGTTGGTTTGGTTAACCTGATCAGAGTTTACGGTAATAGTGCAATTTAACTCTTGTGCAATGAACACTTGTGAAAGCAAAAGGGCAAAAAGAAAAGAAACTGTTCTATGCATGAATTCTTGAGATGATTTCTTTCCAAATATCCGAAGCTACATCAGACTTGGTTTTCAATTCAAACGTTTTTAAATCCATATTCTTATCAAGGAAAGTAATTTTATTGGTATTGCCCCCAAAGCCTGCACCGGAATCTTTTAAAGAATTCAGAATTATGGCATCCAAATTCTTGCGTCGCAGTTTTCCTTTGGCATTTTCAATTTCATTTTCGGTCTCAAGAGCAAATCCTACCAAAAATTGATGGGTTTTCTTTTCGCCCATTGAAAACAGAATATCAGGATTCCGTTCAAGTTCTATTTGAAGGTCGCCATCTTTCTTTTTTATTTTTTCACTGGAAACATGTTTCGGTTTATAATCAGCAACCGCAGCAGCACAAATAACAATGTCGGTTCCATCATAAAATTCATGACATGCATCATACATTTCTTTGGCGGATACAACGCGAATTATTTCTATTGAATCATGTTTTGTACTCAAATGGGTAGGCCCGGAAATCAATATTACTTGAGCACCAAGATTGGCAGCAGCCATTGCAAGTTCAAAGCCCATGGTACCGGTGGAGCGATTTCCCAAAAAACGCACAGGATCAATTGCTTCGTGGGTAGGACCCGCCGTGATCAATACTTTTTTTGCACTTAGCGGGAGTCCTTTCGCTAAATCTTCTTGAATAAACTTTACTATAATTTCTGGCTCCGCCATACGTCCTTCTCCATATAGCCCACTTGCCAGTTCCCCCGTTTCTGCGGGAATCATGGTATTGCCGTACGATTGCAATTTTTCAAAAGAAACAATTGTTGAAGGGTGCTTGTACATATCCAAATCCATTGCCGGCGCAAAATAAATAGGGCA encodes:
- the recN gene encoding DNA repair protein RecN; this translates as MLVNLSIQNYALIDTLNVSFTNGFTTITGETGAGKSILLGGLSLVLGKRADLTSLKDETKKCIIEAEFDISKYQLKRFFEANDLDYEVATILRREILPSGKSRAFVNDSPVTLDILKGLGERLVDVHSQHQTLRLTDNDFQLKVVDALAGNNTDLGQYKLQLDSYKKISRELQELIDFQSNSNKEHDYNSFLLQELESIPLKDGMQEDLEAESEQLNNVEQIMEQLAYGNQLLNDEQVGILGKLTDLKRTFQNLADFGSTYSVLNERIQSIFFEMDDIAAELEQVKDGVEANPQRLEVVNSKLQQLYDLQKKHQVGSVSELIIIKNQLEEQVNAVENIESKIRAKEVEVEQATNILEDWVLKIRKGRNTIIPKLKSKLQESLYSLGMPSATFKIEVNPSSTFKSNGKDDLVFLFSANKGSDYGELKKVASGGELSRIMLTIKSILAKYEQLPTMMFDEIDTGVSGEISNRMGEIMQQMSKTMQVFSITHLPQVASKGQQQFKVFKEEIDGTTTTQMRKLNQGERVKELAEMLGGKSISESAMAHAKQLLEL
- a CDS encoding DUF4835 family protein yields the protein MHRTVSFLFALLLSQVFIAQELNCTITVNSDQVNQTNQQIFKTLERSLSDFVNKNKWTNRVYKENERVSARMFITVTQYESDRFEANIQIQSSRPVFNTSYESPVFNYKDDAFDFIYQEFQPIVFNENIFDSNLVGVIAYYVYIILGLDADTFSLEGGDDMFRKAQNIVTQAQGSNFSGWNQETGERTRFELVDNLLSNSFREYRIAMYNYHRKGLDILGDNNSTGKQVISGTMRLFETLIKRRPNAFLIQTFFDAKSEEIQNIFSDGPKVDIVKLKETLNKVAPFYSNTWNEIKY
- the coaBC gene encoding bifunctional phosphopantothenoylcysteine decarboxylase/phosphopantothenate--cysteine ligase CoaBC, which produces MLSGKHVLLGITGGIAAYKTTFLVRLLIKAGAEVKIVMTQSASTFVSPLTLSTLCKNPVLIDFINEEDGRISWNNHVELGLWADILLIAPATANTLSKMANGTCDNLLLATYLSAKCPIYFAPAMDLDMYKHPSTIVSFEKLQSYGNTMIPAETGELASGLYGEGRMAEPEIIVKFIQEDLAKGLPLSAKKVLITAGPTHEAIDPVRFLGNRSTGTMGFELAMAAANLGAQVILISGPTHLSTKHDSIEIIRVVSAKEMYDACHEFYDGTDIVICAAAVADYKPKHVSSEKIKKKDGDLQIELERNPDILFSMGEKKTHQFLVGFALETENEIENAKGKLRRKNLDAIILNSLKDSGAGFGGNTNKITFLDKNMDLKTFELKTKSDVASDIWKEIISRIHA